A genomic window from Colletotrichum destructivum chromosome 7, complete sequence includes:
- a CDS encoding Putative phosphatidate cytidylyltransferase, whose translation MTISRLLLRGTPSQALRPASITATALACSSRCYSTDTGKKDGNQAKEDSPPPYTHRGSAINFNWAREAEKKERTAPTLSADNWEEHPDAKIDDFEELPYKEFGINQHMEVNAEFKKVLTEVVREFRAPIMYAMAYGSGVFPQSKATRSVSDEDFRAIHPKPSPSLIEVQKGGPKMIDFIFGVTHTQHWHSLNIRQHRDHYSGLASFGSGLVSTFQDRWGAGVYFNPYVTKKGMLIKYGVTSIDNLCTDLSTWNNLYLAGRLHKPVKILRDHPRVRLANQVNLISAVRTALLLLPPKFTEKELFSTIAGISYLGDPRMSLPTENKSKIDNIVDNNMVSFRKLYGPLLNTMPNVDFADGADQQGKHAEDVEYDGAMYQDMDPVKRGNMVRRLPKAFRSRLYFQYQKKLMVPTSEFKAMIEASKDEDAVSFKRREGGGFEQRIVQDDPQELQKSIRKVISQTVNWPATAQSIKSFFTAGVGRSIRYLSEKMTKYNEGKAKAKAKEEELKKQASEAATKAKKEE comes from the exons ATGACAATCTCTCGCCTGCTG CTCCGCGGCACTCCGAGCCAGGCGCTGCGTCCCGCGTCTATCACCGCCACGGCCCTCGCATGTTCGTCTCGCTGCTATTCAACAGACACCGGCAAAAAAGATGGCAATCAGGCCAAGGAAGACAGCCCCCCTCCGTACACCCACCGAGGCTCcgccatcaacttcaactgggcccgcgaggccgagaagaaggagaggacCGCTCCGACCTTGTCAGCGGACAACTGGGAGGAACATCCCGACGCCAAGATCGATGACTTTGAGGAGCTCCCTTATAAGGAGTTTGGCATCAACCAGCACATGGAGGTCAATGCCGAGTTCAAAAAGGTTCTGACCGAAGTTGTTCGCGAGTTCCGCGCCCCCATCATGTACGCCATGGCCTATGGCTCTGGCGTTTTCCCCCAGTCCAAGGCCACCAGATCCGTATCAGACGAGGACTTCCGCGCCATCCACCCTAAGCCCTCACCCTCACTGATAGAGGTCCAGAAGGGAGGTCCCAAAATGATTGACTTCATCTTCGGCGTCACCCACACCCAGCACTGGCATTCGCTCAACATACGCCAGCACCGCGACCACTACTCGGGCCTGGCCAGCTTCGGCTCCGGTCTCGTTTCGACCTTCCAGGACCGCTGGGGCGCCGGTGTCTACTTCAATCCGTACGTCACCAAGAAGGGCATGCTTATCAAGTACGGCGTCACGTCTATCGACAACCTCTGCACCGACCTCTCCACCTGGAACAATCTGTACCTCGCTGGGAGACTTCACAAGCCGGTTAAGATCCTGCGCGACCATCCCCGAGTGCGTCTCGCGAACCAGGTCAACCTGATTTCGGCTGTCCGTACCGCTCTTCTCTTGCTGCCCCCCAAGTTCACTGAAAAGGAGCTTTTCTCGACCATTGCCGGCATCTCATACCTCGGCGACCCGCGCATGTCTCTGCCCACCGAGAATAAGAGCAAGATCGATAACATCGTCGACAACAATATGGTCTCGTTCCGTAAGCTGTATGGCCCGCTGCTGAACACGATGCCCAATGTCGACTtcgccgacggagccgacCAGCAGGGCAAGCACGCCGAAGATGTCGAGTACGATGGCGCTATGTACCAGGACATGGACCCGGTCAAGCGCGGCAACATGGTCCGCCGTCTTCCCAAGGCCTTCCGCTCGCGACTGTACTTCCAGTACCAGAAGAAGCTCATGGTGCCGACGTCGGAATTCAAGGCCATGATAGAAGCTtccaaggacgaggacgccgtgAGCTTCAagcgccgcgagggcggcggcttcgagcAGCGCATCGTCCAGGATGACCCTCAAGAGCTGCAGAAGTCGATTCGAAAGGTCATCAGCCAGACGGTCAACTGGCCCGCCACGGCGCAGTCCATTAAGAGCTTCTTCACGGCCGGGGTCGGCCGCTCCATCCGCTACCTGTCGGAAAAGATGACCAAGTACAACGAGGGCAAAgcgaaggccaaggccaaagaagaagagctcAAGAAGCAGGCGAGCGAGGCCGCCACCAAGGCCAAAAAGGAAGAGTAA
- a CDS encoding Putative spindle assembly checkpoint component Mad1, which yields MDGTSDDDEWERIAEIGYLLMATQQPPTVPAPANGPVAGPGTNRDGGQLAAEPQAQLPQYSGTGSPGRYHVTLLPAAPASGNRPNNIGPSPGGRDQEHHRHSTGVMRSHTPSGDPTGRRSSVSNRLRASIGGSALPRPNTSLRESRTFRATQPTYNLFTGGDAHSRPGSRASLAAESVRAASCESSKENMAPPDAAEYESQRHVIEELKAELGTLRYTISTFEQEKQMADARHNAELEDQRRRAQADFTAKQAAETEKSQAARQLETAQRELSDLRENIAQEKTGLEKRARDAEEEARLLQEQLEDLSSAKDEAARINEKKTIDLEMQLRAAQKSTQELEQEAHAREAALQQVQSQLADKDSQVGNLESEVLRLKAQTGDADTMAIIKRELSEQVAHIRNLEATNREQLSELKHLRQIHRAVEVVEEEKRSLQRKLEATQSLEAELLEARIQRQRLEDERIAWTGYLASTGTDLEFDSPEAVARALVEQRYETAAQLDRVGSLQAELAAQESAVKSLQEENATLKSQLTEARSVATTQNVDKTRLRTERQRVLAVKEVEYLRAQLKTFDAEDEAFQPEAVDETRTRRIQELEDLVDKYRSEVQALHAEMSSIESGRPAEPAPAAAGTKRPRDENDEALQEQLGLLSRKNRKLQDQLASVQTQHALTQKELSVAQEQLKALKTQSKTRVLSLRSNPTSDFEAIKMATLKALERENADLLAQIRGDPSSADLVPRTQLDAANRLVEEARAETASAQKSAKRLKEVWSKKSLEFKEAIFSTLGWTVMFMPNGKMRVESTFYPSRTDEYENSIVFDGEKGTMKVGGGPRSAFARRIGDQIGFWVREKGCIPGFLAALTLEFYEEHSRNQMQTE from the exons ATGGACGGAACaagcgatgacgacgagtgGGAGCGTATTGCAGAAATTGGTTATCTGTTGATGGCGACGCAGCAACCTCCTACAGTTCCAGCTCCAGCTAAcggccccgtcgccggccccGGAACCAACAGAGACGGAGGgcagctggcggcggagccCCAGGCCCAATTGCCCCAATACAGCGGTACAGGGTCGCCCGGGAGATATCACGTGACGCTTTTACCTGCAGCTCCGGCCTCCGGCAACCGCCCAAACAACATTGGCCCATCACCGGGAGGACGCGATCAGGAGCATCACCGTCACAGCACCGGCGTCATGAGGTCGCATACCCCATCGGGCGATCCTACAGGCAGGCGAAGCTCCGTCTCCAATCGTTTACGTGCCAGCATCGGCGGGAGCGCTCTCCCCAGACCCAACACCTCTCTCAGAGAGTCTAGA ACATTTCGCGCAACACAGCCTACATATAACCTTTTTACAGGTGGCGATGCCCACAGCAGACCCGGATCTCGCGCAAGCCTAGCCGCCGAATCCGTTCGTGCCGCCTCCTGCGAGAGTTCTAAAGAAAACATGGCTccccccgacgccgccgaatACGAGAGCCAACGCCATGTGATCGAGGAGCTGAAGGCCGAGCTTGGCACACTTCGGTACACCATCAGTACATTCGAGCAAGAGAAGCAGATGGCCGACGCCCGACACAATGCTGAACTCGAGGaccaacgccgccgtgccCAGGCCGACTTCACGGCGAAGCAGGCCGCTGAGACCGAAAAGTCGCAGGCTGCGCGCCAGCTGGAAACCGCGCAAAGGGAATTGAGCGATTTACGAGAGAACATCGCGCAAGAGAAGACGGGACTTGAGAAGCGTGCGCgcgacgccgaagaagaggccCGTTTGCTGCAGGAACAGTTGGAAGACTTGTCGAGCGCCAAAGACGAGGCTGCTCGCatcaacgagaagaagacgatcGACCTCGAAATGCAGCTGCGCGCCGCCCAAAAGTCGACACAGGAGCTGGAGCAGGAGGCCCATGCCCGTGAGGCTGCTCTGCAGCAGGTCCAGTCCCAACTAGCCGACAAGGACAGCCAGGTGGGCAACCTGGAGTCAGAAGTTCTGCGCCTTAAGGCCCAgacgggcgacgccgacacaATGGCGATCATTAAGCGGGAGTTGTCGGAGCAAGTGGCTCATATTCGCAACTTAGAGGCGACCAATCGCGAGCAGCTCTCCGAGCTGAAGCACCTGCGACAGATTCACCGGGCGGTTGAGGTTGTTGAAGAGGAGAAGCGATCCCTTCAGCGGAAGCTCGAAGCCACCCAGTCGCTCGAGGCTGAACTGTTGGAGGCGCGCatccagcgccagcgcctcgaggacgagcgcATCGCCTGGACCGGCTACCTCGCCAGCACCGGTACCGACCTCGAATTTGActcgcccgaggccgtcgcccgcgcTCTGGTTGAGCAACGCTATGAGACagccgcccagctcgacaGGGTAGGCTCGCTGCAAGCCGAGTTGGCCGCGCAGGAGTCTGCTGTCAAGTCCCTCCAGGAAGAGAATGCCACGCTCAAGTCACAACTGACCGAGGCGCGATCCGTCGCGACGACCCAGAATGTCGACAAGACGAGGCTGCGGACCGAGCGTCAGCGCGTGCTCGCGGTAAAAGAGGTCGAATATCTCCGTGCCCAGCTCAAGACGTtcgacgccgaagacgaagccttccagcccgaggccgtcgacgagacccGGACGCGACGCATCCAAGAGCTGGAAGATCTAGTGGACAAGTATAGGTCGGAAGTGCAAGCACTGCACGCTGAGATGTCCTCCATTGAGTCCGGCCGGCCCGCTGagcccgcccccgccgctgCAGGCACCAAGCGCCCCCGCGACGAAaacgacgaggccctgcAGGAGCAGCTGGGCCTGCTCTCGCGCAAGAACCGCAAGCTCCAGGACCAGCTGGCGTCGGTACAGACCCAGCACGCCCTTACGCAGAAGGAGCTTTCGGTCGCGCAGGAACAACTCAAGGCACTCAAAACGCAGTCCAAGACGCGCGTCCTCTCGCTGCGCTCCAACCCAACCTCTGATTTCGAAGCCATCAAGATGGCCACgctcaaggccctcgagcgGGAGAACGCGGACCTGCTCGCGCAGATCCGTGGCGACCCGTCCTCAGCAGACCTCGTGCCGCGCAcgcagctcgacgccgcgaaccgcctcgtcgaagaagcccgcgccgagacggcgtcggcccAGAAGTCGGCCAAGCGCCTCAAGGAGGTATGGTCCAAGAAGTCGCTCGAGTTCAAGGAGGCCATATTCAGCACTCTCGGCTGGACAGTTATGTTCATGCCCAACGGCAAGATGCGCGTCGAGTCGACCTTTTACCCGTCCCGCACGGACGAGTACGAGAACTCGATTGTTttcgacggcgagaagggcaccatgaaggtcggcggcgggccccGCAGCGCCTTCGCGCGCCGCATCGGCGATCAGATCGGATTCTGGGTCCGCGAGAAGGGCTGCATCCccggcttcctcgccgcgctgACGCTCGAGTTCTACGAGGAGCACTCTAGGAACCAGATGCAGACCGAATGA
- a CDS encoding Putative AH/BAR domain superfamily, Mu domain-containing protein, which produces MDDLARAEYPAMLAHLQPMQAVNVLNDRVKRINKINTEIADWLQERRRVEDQYVQSLKRLLTFKVPNSQSELGVFTGPWDKILQSVDATAHSHHVFSSQLEKDVETPLRNFQARKEMQNMQTISANLTAMARDLEDAQKKADALTRKGPKTNTQKMADATARLESATQQWDSQAPFIFETLQAIDEQRVNQLRDLLTQYETHESDQAQRNQSRAADTLASMLEISTEQEIASFKERVLSGKPRLEKRATASRQSSNVPTSQTLAPPPPPPSSLGQRDDDASDHSGLADGKSESKLRSRIGTMLGRRRQSVHGGFGQISPGKGGAPSFGRGLSSSHSSTHVRPGLSPRASSNNLAEAHNRLSALAETPDSPRPPQSSGTDRPLHEGTNGFGESLSDANRLGSSAGPVNGTHGADPLEVAPPPGPPPSQGKDAESKDAEGFTIRPPDNDPISQAQREAAEENEQMFKLNIASSPIAEEDADAKQAAMSNVANTLTQMAAPSRKLGTVRGRRDVRNTIYVPPPNMPEPELTTENPFPTSPSLPSQSSKPTTVAALTSEASIAATSDTQSIRSANSLVSLAHLKHPEMHEPGLNASVIETVSATFEDGTVTSAKVHGEIAFAYQAAGDSRPDRETIRINNFSNLEVIGPNRIFVQNSGKSDEFNLDLSHLNKTATAFTYRVHTGDAQGAGLAAQVPLLLRPAWKPQGDKLGLLLQYSLNPASNLTAPVTLHNVVFVATYEGAKASGAQTKPTGTHLKDKHLVYWRLGDLTLTAETQKIVCRIIGAENAEPKPGHIEARWEMTPENLGSGISISRLEETKGKGKEEDADPFADDNPTSPAPPADQEWTDVKVVKKVTSGKYEAK; this is translated from the exons ATGGACGATCTTGCAAGGGCCGAATACCCTGCCATGCTG GCACACCTTCAGCCCATGCAGGCCGTGAACGTCCTTAACGATCGTGTGAAGAGAATAAACAAGATCAACACCGAGATCGCAGACTGGCTGCAG GAACGCCGCCGTGTCGAGGACCAATATGTCCAGAGCCTGAAGAGGCTTCTCACCTTCAAAGTCCCCAACAGCCAATCTGAGCTTGG CGTCTTCACAGGCCCCTGGGACAAGATCCTCCAATCTGTCGATGCGACCGCCCACTCCCACCACGTTTTCTCGAGCCAACTTGAAAAAGATGTCGAGACCCCCCTTCGCAACTTCCAGGCTCGCAAGGAGATGCAGAACATGCAGACCATCTCGGCCAACCTGACCGCCATGGCCCGAGACCTTGAGGATGCTcagaagaaggccgatgCTCTGACCCGTAAAGGCCCCAAGACGAACACCCAGAAGATGGCGGATGCCACGGCAAGACTCGAGTCCGCCACACAGCAGTGGGATTCCCAGGCTCCCTTCATCTTCGAGACCCTgcaggccatcgacgagcAGCGCGTCAACCAGCTGCGCGATCTGCTTACGCAGTACGAAACCCACGAGAGCGACCAGGCACAACGAAACCAgtcccgcgctgccgacACCTTGGCCTCCATGTTGGAGATCAGCACCGAGCAGGAAATCGCGAGCTTCAAGGAGAGGGTGCTTTCGGGAAAGCCACGCCTGGAGAAGAGGGCCACGGCATCCAGGCAATCCTCCAATGTACCGACAAGCCAGACGTTggctccgcctccgcctccgcctaGCAGCCTGGGTCAacgcgacgacgatgctAGCGACCACTCTGGTCTTGCCGATGGAAAGAGCG AATCAAAGTTGCGGAGCCGGATCGGTACCAtgcttggccgccgccggcagagCGTTCACGGCGGGTTCGGCCAGATTTCCCCCGGAAAGGGTGGCGCTCCATCCTTCGGCCGGGGTCTTAGCAGCAGTCATAGCAGCACTCATGTTCGTCCCGGCCTGTCTCCGAGGGCTTCGTCCAATaacctggccgaggcccaCAACCGATTGTCTGCTCTCGCAGAGACGCCCGACTCTCCTAGACCGCCCCAGTCCTCTGGCACCGACAGGCCTCTTCACGAAGGTACGAACGGATTTGGAGAAAGCCTCTCAGATGCGAATCGCCTGGGCTCATCCGCTGGCCCTGTCAATGGGACCCACGGTGCCGATCCGTTGGAGgttgcccctccccccggcccGCCCCCGTCGCAGGGTAAAGACGCCGAGAGTaaggatgccgagggctTCACAATCCGGCCTCCTGACAACGACCCCATCTCTCAGGCCcagcgcgaggccgccgaggagaacgagCAAATGTTCAAGCTCAACATCGCTAGCTCGCCTatcgccgaggaagacgccgacgcgaAACAGGCTGCCATGTCGAATGTCGCCAACACCCTGACGCAGATGGCCGCCCCATCACGCAAGCTGGGAACCGTGCGAGGGCGGAGGGACGTCAGGAACACCATCTACGTGCCGCCTCCCAACATGCCCGAGCCTGAGCTCACCACGGAGAACCCGTTCCCAACTTCGCCATCACTTCCTAGCCAGTCGTCCAAGCCCACCACTGTGGCTGCCCTTACTTCCGAAGCAAGCATCGCCGCCACGTCAGATACGCAGTCCATCCGCTCTGCCAACTCACTCGTGAGCCTGGCCCACTTGAAGCATCCTGAGATGCACGAGCCTGGTCTCAATGCATCCGTCATCGAGACAGTGTCGGCGACCTTTGAGGACGGAACAGTCACAAGTGCCAAGGTCCATGGTGAGATTGCCTTTGCCTATCAGGCAGCAGGCGATTCCAGACCGG ACCGCGAGACCATCAGAATCAACAATTTCTCCAATCTAGAAGTCATTGGGCCGAACCGCATCTTTGTCCAGAACTCGGGCAAATCCGACGAGTTCAACCTGGACCTATCCCATCTGAACAAGACGGCGACAGCCTTCACTTACAGAGTGCACACTGGCGACGCTCAAGGCGCTGGCCTGGCGGCACAAGTCCCGCTTCTGCTCCGCCCGGCTTGGAAGCCTCAGGGCGACAAGCTCGGGCTCTTGCTGCAGTACTCTCTCAACCCCGCAAGCAATCTGACGGCACCCGTGACGCTGCACAACGTTGTCTTTGTCGCCACATACGAGGGCGCGAAGGCTTCGGGTGCGCAGACGAAGCCAACAGGAACGCACCTCAAGGACAAGCACTTAGTGTACTGGCGCCTCGGCGACTTGACCCTCACTGCCGAGACGCAGAAGATCGTCTGTCGCATCATCGGCGCTGAGAACGCCGAGCCCAAGCCTGGACACATCGAGGCTCGATGGGAGATGACGCCCGAGAacctcggcagcggcattTCCATCTCGAGGCTCGAGGAgaccaagggcaagggcaaggaggaggatgccgacCCCTTTGCGGACGACAACCCTACTTCGCCGGCACCACCGGCTGACCAGGAGTGGACGGACGTGAAGGTGGTGAAGAAAGTTACCAGTGGCAAGTACGAAGCTAAGTAA
- a CDS encoding Putative protein kinase, with protein MADLDWKTQLSASDRYENIQRIKAVLEAAGSKAKATSQSDAFSIENQAYKDSTSRAQYDEICQLVGSANLSSAEPPALGEDDSGDVGVTVGSYKNCLPFASGLTSEVYRCKDRALKVIVETHNIEPHNPHREAKILATLKRPCIPLLETFRDQEQRFVLVFPYKPLTLADVIDKGDLPLSRVARIFKDVFAALRDIHGEGIIHRDVKPEAILLDGPDGPAYLSDFGTAWHPTMSVVSEPANGKILDIGTGPYRAPETLFGDKAYGSSVDMWAAGTMLAECCRSPPKSLFESRPTHEDGNQLGLILSIFKTLGTPTREMWPEAASFKTPPFEMYRMFDGHPWEEILPEVDAEVRDLISSLVRFDSKRATAQQALQHSFLQESDVAQS; from the exons ATGGCCGACCTTGACTGGAAGACGCAGTTGTCGGCGTCTGACCGCTATGAGAACATTCAGAGGAT AAAGGCTGTTCTAGAAGCTGCCGGCTCAAAAGCCAAGGCCACCTCACAGTCTGATGCCTTTTCCATCGAGAACCAGGCTTACAAGGATTCGACGTCCAGG GCGCAATATGATGAGATCTGCCAGCTAGTTGGGTCTGCAAATCTGTCTTCTGCGGAACCGCCAGCCCTCGGTGAAGATGATTCCGGCGACGTTGGGGTTACTGTTGGCTCTTACAAGAACTGCCTACCGTTTGCAAGCGGTCTCACATCCGAGGTCTACAGATGCAAAGACCGCGCCCTCAAAGTCATCGTGGAAACACACAACATTGAACCTCACAACCCTCACCGCGAGGCCAAGATCCTGGCCACCTTGAAGCGTCCCTGCATTCCTCTCTTAGAAACGTTCAGGGACCAGGAACAGAGATTCGTTCTGGTGTTTCCATACAAGCCactcaccctcgccgacgttATCGACAAGGGAgatctccctctctcccgaGTAGCGCGTATATTCAAAGACGTCTTCGCGGCTCTCAGGGACATTCACGGCGAAGGTATCATCCACAGAGACGTCAAACCAGAAGCcatccttctcgacggcccAGACGGGCCAGCCTACCTGTCCGATTTCGGGACTGCCTGGCACCCGACCATGTCGGTTGTCTCCGAGCCGGCCAACGGCAAGATTCTCGACATTGGAACCGGCCCCTATCGCGCCCCTGAGACCCTCTTCGGCGATAAAGCCTACGGTTCTTCCGTCGATATGTGGGCCGCCGGTACCATGCTGGCCGAGTGCTGCCGCAGCCCCCCGAAGTCGTTGTTCGAATCGCGACCGACGCATGAGGACGGCAATCAGCTGGGCCTCATCTTGAGCATCTTCAAGACCCTGGGCACGCCGACCCGGGAGATGTGGCCCGAAGCCGCGAGCTTCAAAACGCCACCCTTTGAAATGTACCGCATGTTCGACGGCCATCCCTGGGAAGAGATTCTACCAGAAGTCGATGCTGAAGTTCGAGATTTGATATCCAGCTTGGTGCGCTTCGACTCGAAGAGGGCGACTGCCCAACAG GCCCTGCAGCACAGTTTCTTGCAGGAGAGTGACGTGGCACAATCCTAG